A genomic segment from Polyangium mundeleinium encodes:
- a CDS encoding acyl-CoA synthetase: MYIGDWMERGERYFPESLAVVDVAKGDAGRFSYREMNRRANRLAGFLRDEAAVAKGDRVGILAMNGVEFLDAFFACAKLGAVLVPFNWRSHPREIAELVYQTEPKVMLFGDDFRAGIGEIAGLSACASVKTWLHLDGEGIAGSRPYGETVQAREARPVKNDAVEAEDIVCLLFTGGTTGLPKGAKISYRMIAWNTLNTVVHELSRGDVTLTHTPMFHTGALFVYTLPLLTLGGTVVIMRKWTADDMLSLIEREKATVLFCVPTQYQMMMQSPRFESAKLSSLRFLTSGGAPLPVPLIRAYREKHGVVFKQGFGMTEFGPGIFSMDPEYAEAKAGSIGKPNYFIDARIVDDDNRPLPVGEVGELVLKGPSACSGYFNNPEASAASVDAGGWFHTGDMARVDEDGFYYIADRKKDMFISGGENVYPAEIEKVLYEHPAVAQVAVIGVPDEKWGEVGRAIVITKPGESTTEEAILAHCRDHLAKYKVPKSVIFVEAMPISAAGKILKRELKEKYAR, translated from the coding sequence ATGTACATCGGGGACTGGATGGAGCGCGGTGAGCGGTATTTCCCGGAATCGCTCGCCGTCGTCGACGTGGCCAAGGGGGACGCGGGCCGCTTTTCGTATCGCGAAATGAACCGCCGCGCGAATCGGCTCGCCGGCTTCCTGCGGGACGAGGCCGCGGTCGCGAAGGGCGATCGCGTCGGAATCCTCGCGATGAACGGCGTCGAGTTCCTCGACGCGTTTTTCGCGTGCGCCAAGCTCGGCGCGGTGCTCGTGCCGTTCAATTGGCGCAGCCATCCGCGTGAAATCGCCGAGCTCGTCTACCAGACCGAGCCGAAGGTCATGCTCTTCGGCGACGATTTCCGCGCCGGGATCGGCGAGATCGCGGGCCTCTCCGCGTGCGCGTCCGTCAAGACGTGGCTGCACCTCGACGGCGAGGGGATCGCGGGGAGCCGCCCGTATGGGGAGACGGTGCAGGCGCGCGAGGCGCGGCCCGTGAAAAATGACGCGGTGGAGGCCGAGGACATCGTTTGCCTGCTCTTCACGGGCGGCACGACGGGCCTGCCGAAAGGCGCGAAGATTTCCTACCGGATGATCGCGTGGAACACGCTGAACACGGTGGTCCACGAGCTCTCGCGCGGGGACGTGACGCTCACGCACACGCCGATGTTCCACACGGGCGCGCTCTTCGTCTACACGTTGCCCCTGCTCACGCTGGGCGGGACGGTGGTCATCATGCGCAAATGGACCGCCGACGACATGCTCTCGCTCATCGAGCGCGAGAAGGCGACGGTGCTCTTCTGCGTGCCGACGCAATACCAGATGATGATGCAATCGCCGCGGTTCGAATCGGCGAAGCTATCGTCCTTGCGCTTCCTGACGAGCGGCGGCGCGCCTTTGCCCGTGCCGCTCATCCGCGCGTACCGGGAAAAACACGGCGTCGTCTTCAAGCAGGGGTTCGGGATGACCGAGTTCGGCCCGGGGATCTTCTCGATGGACCCCGAATATGCCGAGGCGAAGGCCGGCAGCATCGGCAAGCCGAATTATTTCATCGACGCGCGGATCGTCGACGACGACAACCGCCCCTTGCCCGTGGGCGAGGTCGGCGAGCTCGTGCTGAAGGGACCGAGCGCGTGTTCGGGGTATTTCAACAATCCCGAGGCCTCGGCGGCGTCCGTGGACGCGGGGGGCTGGTTCCACACGGGCGACATGGCGCGCGTCGACGAGGACGGGTTTTATTACATCGCCGACCGCAAGAAGGACATGTTCATCTCGGGCGGCGAGAACGTGTACCCCGCCGAGATCGAAAAGGTCCTTTACGAGCACCCGGCCGTGGCGCAGGTCGCGGTCATCGGCGTTCCCGACGAGAAATGGGGCGAGGTCGGCCGGGCGATCGTGATCACGAAGCCCGGAGAGAGCACGACCGAGGAGGCGATCCTGGCCCATTGCCGTGACCACCTCGCGAAATACAAGGTGCCGAAATCGGTCATTTTCGTGGAAGCGATGCCCATTTCGGCGGCCGGCAAGATTTTGAAGAGAGAGCTGAAAGAGAAGTACGCGCGGTGA
- a CDS encoding polyhydroxyalkanoate synthesis regulator DNA-binding domain-containing protein has translation MVVKKYGNRRLYDTEASRYVTLEEVEARVRRGDDVEVVDAKTGRDLTQATLAQIILESRGAARLLPVPLLRQLIRMGDDALAEFFERTVIWALDIYLLAKKGARVFPIGPLGALPFLNAMLGGGKSTPWSSPRDPEPEEQVAPPDTNERDEQAEEIAALRRELDELKRIVSKKRRES, from the coding sequence ATGGTCGTGAAGAAGTACGGCAACCGGAGGCTGTACGACACCGAGGCGAGTCGTTACGTCACGCTCGAAGAGGTGGAAGCGCGCGTCCGGCGTGGCGACGATGTGGAGGTCGTCGACGCGAAGACGGGCCGCGACCTGACGCAGGCGACGCTCGCGCAGATCATCCTGGAGAGCCGCGGCGCCGCGCGCCTCTTGCCGGTGCCGCTCCTGCGCCAGCTCATCCGCATGGGCGACGACGCGCTGGCCGAGTTCTTCGAGCGCACCGTGATCTGGGCGCTCGACATCTACTTGCTCGCGAAGAAGGGCGCGCGTGTCTTTCCGATCGGCCCCCTCGGCGCGCTCCCTTTCCTCAACGCGATGCTCGGCGGCGGCAAGAGCACGCCGTGGTCCTCGCCGCGGGATCCCGAGCCCGAGGAGCAGGTCGCTCCGCCCGACACGAACGAACGCGACGAGCAGGCCGAGGAGATCGCCGCGCTCCGCCGCGAGCTCGACGAGCTCAAGCGTATCGTCTCCAAGAAGCGCCGCGAGTCTTGA